The Erigeron canadensis isolate Cc75 chromosome 4, C_canadensis_v1, whole genome shotgun sequence genome window below encodes:
- the LOC122596979 gene encoding uncharacterized protein LOC122596979 yields MKLNIKFIMNLEEVWQVYGTQLNQQADFGNLMIHTLFEKLTLNTDQVLKTQKMKEETVHSDPLALVVEKKSSSGSRKSRIELETDSEVSDVSDPELDEKDIEMYKELAYFTKAFKKKFFKKKPTNNKLRSSSVSSYAKNSSVPKFETYKEPVGEKKFESEKKFERKVLEKKNGERKCYNCGIPGHIATEYTKPRKKNSEYYHYKLMLAKQEESGIALLVEDDKWLDLTDDETDELAANVCFMTKIKKSKELDDEAADYTEEDDEVITIPKKLLGFYMDKSEAAIEEEFDNLKSEKAAVTFTPNSKLHLEKQEHETKVLELNKIMTQLEVEKTNEMLRANALAEDIESLNIKLNESTPGLKELEDQIFNLKYDCWLGYVNPEHFLKAQEEVPLLYKECHTKSGMTDQFVRPSHGDVEEGDFLKKGANVYFNYELIDESFDFLNRLVCQSNKDNHEVEVPEILECFKEKPLDDSTSFPKPEIARPYIPQSVLEKEIDDLKMSVDEKHALIENLKAQNHCDNKRNPSKTNTSICDQPGCSVCEIMNEPEQTNSENTKTSNQSTCSMCEILNASVQFDLEVVNVSFQLDYAQDECDDVSEYLICVWYVDSGCSRHMTGNKSILTNFVEKFMGTVIFGNDHIAPILSYGDIVKNGITIKRVSYVEGLASAENSWLWHRRLSHLNFQTINALVDKQLVEGLPDYKYECEHVCPACAIGKMKKASHKPKNYLSTEGSLHLLHMDLCGPMKVKSIHGKRYILVIVDDFSRYTWVLFLHVKSDAPKEIIDFIKQTPVNLQSSVRIVRSDNGTEFKNATIDSFFKSLGITHQISATRTPQQNGVVEHQNRTLVEAARTMLAYLKLPPNLWVEAVATACFTQNRSIINKRFDKTPYEVINKRKLNVNFLHIFGCVCYVLNDKDNLGKFEPKGDEAYFIGYSRESIAYRVYNR; encoded by the exons ATgaagttgaacatcaagttcatcATGAATCTTGAAGAAGTGTGGCAAGTCTATGGGACTCAGCTGAACCAACAAGCAGACTTTGGAAACTTGATGATTCACACTTTGTTTGAGAAACTAACATTGAACACCGATCAAGTTCTAAAGACTCAAAAAATGAAAGAGGAAACTGTTCATTCTGATCCACTGGCTCTTGTTGTTGAAAAGAAGTCTTCTAGTGGTTCAAGGAAAAGCAGAATTGAACTTGAAACTGATTCGGAGGTGAGTGATGTAAGTGATCCTGAACTAGATGAAAAGGATATTGAGATGTATAAAGAGTTAGCTTACTTCACCAAAGCTTTCAAGAAGAAGTTCTTCAAAAAGAAGCCTACCAACAATAAGCTTCGGTCTTCCTCAGTTTCATCATATGCCAAGAATTCAAGTGTTCCTAAGTTTGAGACTTACAAGGAACCAGTTGGAGAAAAGAAGTTTGAGAGTGagaaaaagtttgaaaggaaagtctTGGAGAAGAAGAATGGGGAGAGAAAATGCTATAattgtggaattcctggtcatatTGCCACAGAGTATACCAAACCTCGAAAGAAGAATTCAGAGTACTATCACTACAAGCTTATGTTGGCAAAGCAAGAAGAAAGTGGAATTGCCCTTCTagttgaagatgacaaatggcttgatCTCACTGATGATGAGACTGATGAACTGgcagcaaatgtgtgcttcatgacgAAGATCAAGAAGTCAAAGGAACTCGATGATGAAGCTGCAGATTATACTGAAGAGGATGATGAGGTAATCACAATTCCCAAGAAACTTTTAGGtttttacatggataaaagtGAAGCAGCTATTGAAgaag aatttgacaatttgaaatCTGAAAAAGCTGCAGTCACTTTTACTCCAAATTCCAAGCTTCATCTTGAGAAACAAGAACATGAAACCAAAGTTCTTGAATTAAACAAGATCATGACACAATTGGAAGTCGAGAAGACAAATGAGatgcttcgggcaaatgctttGGCAGAGGACATAGAGTCTTTaaatatcaaattgaatgagTCTACCCCTGGGTTGAAAGAATTGGAAGATCAAATTTTTAACCTAAAATATGATTGCT GGTTAGGATATGTCAATCCAGAACATTTTCTCAAAGCACAAGAAGAGGTTCCTTTACTATATAAAGAATGTCATACGAAAAGTGGGATGACTGATCAATTTGTGAGACCAAGTCATGGTGATGTCGAGGAAGGTGATTTTCTAAAAAAGGGTGCAAATGTTTacttcaattatgaattaattgatgagtcatttgattttttaaatcgCCTTGTGTGTCAAAGCAATAAAGATAATCATGAGGTAGAGGTTcctgaaatacttgagtgttttaaggaaaaacctttggatgattCAACTTCATTTCCAAAACCTGAAATTGCCAGACCTTATATACcacaaagtgttttggaaaaagaaattgatgatttgaaaaTGTCTGTTGATGAAAAACATGCACTCATAGAAAATCTAAAGGCTCAAAATCACTGTGATAACAAAAGAAACCCATCCAAGACAAATACTTCAATTTGTGACCAACCGGGGTGTTCTGTATGTGAAATCATGAATGAACCTGAGCAAACCAATTCTGAAAACACTAAAACTTCAAATCAGTCTACTTGTTCTATGTGTGAAATTTTGAATGCATCTGTTCAATTTGATCTTGAAGTTGTGAATGTTTCTTTTCAACTTGACTATGCTCAAGATGAATGTGATGATGTTTCT GAATATCTGATTTGTGTATGGTATGTTGACTCGGGATGTTCTCgtcacatgactggaaataagTCAATACTCACCaattttgttgagaaatttaTGGGAACAGTCATAtttggaaatgatcatattgcCCCTATTCTTAGTTATGGGGACATTGTCAAGAATGGAATTACTATCAAGAGAGTttcctatgttgaaggattag CCTCTGCAGAAAATTCATGGTTATGGCATCGTCGTTTGTCTCATCTTAActttcaaactatcaatgctttagtGGACAAACAGCTTGTTGAAGGTCTTCCTGATTACAAGTACGAATGCGAACATGTTTGTCCAGCTTGTGCTATTGGCAAGATGAAGAAGGCATCTCACAAACCAAAGAATTATCTGAGTACCGAAGGTTCTTTGCATCTTTTGCATATGGATTtatgtggaccaatgaaagttaAAAGCATTCATGGAAAAAGATACATTCTTgtcattgttgatgatttttctcgTTACACTTGGGTTTTGTTTCTTCATGTTAAAAGTGATGCTCCAAAGGAAatcattgatttcatcaaacaaacccCAGTCAATCTTCAATCTTCAGTTCGAATTGTTCGTTCTGACAATGGCACAGAATTCAAGAATGCAAcaattgattctttctttaaatcgCTAGGCATTACTCATCAAATTTCTGCCACAagaacacctcaacaaaatggagtagttGAACATCAAaatcgcactcttgttgaagcagcTAGAACAATGCTTGCCTATTTAAAGCTGCCTCCAAATCTTTGGGTTGAAGCTGTAGCTACTGCTTGTTTTACTCAGAATAGGTCCATTATCAACAAGAGATTTGACAAAACTCCATATGAGGTGATCAATAAAAGGAAACTCAATGTGAACTTCTTAcacatttttggatgtgttTGCTATGTTCTCAATGATAAAGACAATTTGGGTAAATTTGAACCAAAAGGTGATGAGGCATATTTTATTGGTTACTCAAGagaatcgattgcatatcgtgtGTACAATCGCTAG